The genomic window AATTTTTTTACCGCCATAGATTTGCTGAGTCTATCCAAAACTACTATAATAATTATACTTATAAAAAATAGCATATAATCCTCCTTTCTCCACCTTAGCTGCAAATATATTATTAATATTATAGCAAAGACATTCTTCTTTGATTATGGTAAAATTTTATTTATGTATTAGATTAAATTTAAAATTGGAGGAATTAACATGGAAATCATACAAGCTACTGAGAAAGATTTGCAGAGCATACTAGATTTAATGTCAAAGGTAGTAGAAAATCTATCAAAAAAAGGTATATTTCAATGGGATAGTTCTTACCCTAATAAAGATATCTTTCTTAGCGATATAAAAAACAACTCTCTTTATGTAATCAAAGATGATAACTCTTATTTAGGAACTATAACTTTGAATGAAGAACAAGCCCCGGAATATTGTAATGTAGATTGGCTAACCTCAAATAAAAAAACTTTAGTTATACATAGACTTGCTGTATCTCCCGATTATCAAGGAAAAGGAATTGGAAAAAAATTAATAAACTTTGCTGAACAACTAGGATATAAAAAAAACTATGACTCTATAAGACTAGATGCATTCAGCAAAAACCTTAATTCAGTAAATTTCTATAAAAAATGTGGTTATATAAAAACAGGAGAAGTATATTTTAGATACCAAACCTCTCCATTCCCATGTTTTGAAAAAGTATTATATTAGTTGTACCAATAATTCATGATTACATTAAACATAAATTAATAAAATTGTTGAGTTCATTATAATGAAACTCTATATTCTAAATCATAAGAACTCAACATTTTTTTAGCACGCCTTTTCCTAAATTATCTGTTTATACCGTTTTGCCAACTAATAGCTAAGTCTGGACGATAAATAACTAATATTTTTACAAATTTATCTAATTCGCCAGTCTTATCTACAACCTTTATAATTCCATGAGGTATTAATACTTCTTTGGTAAAACTTTTTCTTGGATCTATAACCTTAATAGATTCATCTTCTTGTACAAATATATGTTCTCCTCTCATGTCTAACCTTTTAAATCCCAATTTTTTAAATTCCTCAATTAAATTTATTAAATTTAATGACAGTTTTTCAGAAAGTCCATTTTTCTCAATATATTTCTTAATTTTCATTCCACCAACATACTCTCTTAAAATACATCTTCCACTATACTTTATTACTTTAGGAAAAAAATTGCTCTTTTCTACCGATTTTAGTATATGGTATTCCTTCTTACATTTCTTTTCATTATTAAATATTTTTAGAGCATATCCATCTGGAGTCAAATATACTTTCCCCTCACATCCTTGTCCTAAAAATTCGCACTCATTTATATTTACACCTAAATATATGTTTCTAATGTTGCCCCCTCCCTTAACTAATTATTAAATAAGTACTCCTAGTATATAATACTTTTCATGCATGAAAACTGTTACTCGTTAATAAATCATAACTTTTAAACATATATAGCAATTGGTATAGCCTCAACAGCTGGCCCCTCTATTTTTGTAGTAATTTCATTT from Clostridium sp. MB40-C1 includes these protein-coding regions:
- a CDS encoding GNAT family N-acetyltransferase, giving the protein MEIIQATEKDLQSILDLMSKVVENLSKKGIFQWDSSYPNKDIFLSDIKNNSLYVIKDDNSYLGTITLNEEQAPEYCNVDWLTSNKKTLVIHRLAVSPDYQGKGIGKKLINFAEQLGYKKNYDSIRLDAFSKNLNSVNFYKKCGYIKTGEVYFRYQTSPFPCFEKVLY
- a CDS encoding serine/threonine protein kinase; the protein is MTPDGYALKIFNNEKKCKKEYHILKSVEKSNFFPKVIKYSGRCILREYVGGMKIKKYIEKNGLSEKLSLNLINLIEEFKKLGFKRLDMRGEHIFVQEDESIKVIDPRKSFTKEVLIPHGIIKVVDKTGELDKFVKILVIYRPDLAISWQNGINR